The sequence below is a genomic window from Plasmodium gaboni strain SY75 chromosome 7, whole genome shotgun sequence.
ataattataattataatctatattatttgcatttttatatttatcaacattatatatattataattgtctggtataaatatattatttttttttagatagttatttatttctattctattctttaatatttgaTTGTAAATGTTATTTCTATTTATGGATATAATACCATCTCGATGAAACATATCACTATTACAATAACTAtaattattactattattattattattattagttggataatttttttttttttcacttAGTAATAAAGGTATCACATTCATTTGTATACGTGAAGGATTCATAATACCtaattcatttaattttaaatatatatcagttttaaaattatattctaaaaaactatttttatataattcatcttttataaatttttcaTCCTCTCgttctttcttttttaaattccTCTTTACATAATGTTTTCTTCCAATAACACAATTCTTGTTTTTATCTTTGctcattttattaatagTATGGTATGTATACCTAAACTGATTCAACATGTTTACTCCTTCTCCTTTCAAAAAGGAGCTAACATAAAACAAATGattcttcatattttaaCATGCTCTCAAAAGGAAAACATATacatacacatatatatatatatttatatattatataattcttgTGTGGTGACCATTATACtatattcctttttctttataaaaaatagaaTAAATGCACATAGaaaattatcatcatatacagaaaaaattatatgtatataaatatatatatatatatatatatatatatttatttatttatttattaattcaGAATAAAGCAGAAAGATTGAAttctacatatatatatttatataatattaaattctttgaatttttatctatcttatattttaatttgaataaggaaaaaaaaaaaaaagaaattaaataaataaataaagaaaataaaaataaaatatattacacattatatatatatatatatatatacatatatttttatgttaagaaccaaataaaaatacacCCCCCCccaataaaaaaaaaaaaattatttcatttttcaaatataccaaaaaaaaaaaaaaaaaaaaaaaaaaaaattaaaaattttattttttttttttttttttttttttaattttttttttttttttttatttttaaatatatcttttttttatataaaaaaaatttaatNNNNNNNNNNNNNNNNNNNNNNNNNNNNNNNNNNNNNNNNNNNNNNNNNNNNNNNNNNNNNNNNNNNNNNNNNNNNNNNNNNNNNNNNNNNNNNNNNNNNNNNNNNNNNNNNNNNNNNNNNNNNNNNNNNNNNNNNNNNNNNNNNNNNNNNNNNNNNNNNNNNNNNNNNNNNNNNNNNNNNNNNNNNNNNNNNNNNNNNNNNNNNNNNNNNNNNNNNNNNNNNNNNNNNNNNNNNNNNNNNNNNNNNNNNNNNNNNNNNNNNNNNNNNNNNNNNNNNNNNNNNNNNNNNNNNNNNNNNNNaaaaaaaaaaaaaaaaaaaaaaaaaaaaaaaaaaaaaaaaaaaaataataacacataaaaataaaataaaaaaataaaaaaaaatttttaatataaaaaccaaaaaaaaaaaaccccccccccaaaaaaaaaaaaaaaataatttcatttttcaaataaaccaaaaaaaaaaaaaaaaaaaaaaaaaaaaagtggcacatatataattagttgttaatttttttttaaaaatatctatatattattaggCATCAACAGATACCATTTTTATAcatgaaataaatatatttcatgttcctattatttttatttttatttttttttaaagtaGAATACAAAAGTTATTAAGATATAGtttcttataaaaataaaaatatatgtaaatattcCATATTAATAgagaatatataaaaattatattatgtgttcattttatacaaaatatatatatatatatatatatatatatatacatgtagttaaaaaaatatagttTTTCCTTTTACATTTTGATTGTATCATATATTAACTGCATAGATAAAccaaataaaaattatagtTCCATTATTCCTTTAACAGTTCTTcaaaaatgatataaaacACAATATTACaaagcaaaaaaaaaaaaaaaaaaaaaaattatctCTATTTTATTCGTCCTTTTTTCATAGGACAAGAAGGTTCAGAAGAAAACATTCCTCATAATTATACATTAACTGTGAATTTATCTATACTGtaaattgaaaaaaaaaaaaaaaatataaatatatatatatatatatatatatatcaataatatattatatattatatattaaatatgaaaaataaataatgtacacaaatacatataaatagaaatccattttttatttcatttttacCTTCTTAAATCCAATGATATCAGCTCTTTCTCTAAAACATTGTCTGCATATgtttatgttatattttctaattATGGCGTGCTTATTTGAACATACACGGCTacattaaaataaaaaaaaatacaacaaataataaatgaataataagtatatcataatatattaacatgtacaattataaaatattgaaatattcataaaaaaatgtactaaacacatatattttattatgttataaaaataacagTTTCAAATGTTCGTTTTCTTAAGCAATAAAAAGAAGAGATAAAATAACAAcgaacatatataaataaatacatatacatatgttattaatcagtgttatatatgtatacttataactttaaaatatatatatatatatatatatatatatttatatatatttataaatttttttttttttttttaatttacCATTGCCTAGATCCTTGACCATATTTCTTTGGATGAACGTTTAAAATACAACccattttttcttaaattatttattgtatatattaaaaataaaaggaaGGATTTATTTTCcaaaaatttttataaaatcaATGTTCTAAaatctttttcttttattgaaaaaatataatttttgtaaaatatatattattgattattttatatataatttattttttataaattataaatttatttttaaatagataattattttattatttgtataataaaaaaaaaaaaaaaaaaatttttgtttttttttataaaatatatttttatttcatatattcttttacatataataaatgctcgttttatttaaattaatttttttttcttcctcatattaatattttatggGTAATACAAgatttatatacatattataatgtataatcataatattatattataaataataaatgatagatatatttttttttatttatacttaaagaaatattatattatattatattatattatattatattatattatattatataattttttttttacccttattatatattgcttgttttttttttcatgggtaaagtattatatataagtataacttaaaatatatattaattaatatatgtatatatatatatatatatatatatatatatgatataataattgtatatattcgggatagataaaaaataaaataaaaaaataccatagaaaaataatcatatataatttatatacatacctatataatatattatatatataaatatatttatatatttttatttattaataaaataaaatatttgtatgtAAAATACcattctttatttttttttatatataataaaaaaatgtagaaatattattaaaataaaaaattttaattctttttaaattatttgattaataaatatatttacaaataaaatgaatataattcAAGAGGTTTTAAAATCGGAGGGAAATATTAAaccatatatattagaatataatataacatacattttggaatatatatatattattatttataaaaagttaaaaaaacaaataaaaaaaaattctttttaatttataaattcaAATATTACCAAACAATTATACTTTTATAAGTTTCctgtttttttattatatatatatttatatgttcttttcatatttttaaatatttaaaaaaaaaaaaaaaaggttaaaaaaaaaagagagTCAAGGGgttttttttatagtacccccacatatatattatattattcacCATATAaactatttttttttttttttttatactatattttttaaaaatatataatataaaaaattattttttttttttttatttttcatatattataatattttaagtttataaaattatttaaataaacTTTATAAATCTCATTATAACTGTGTTATGTTATCTAAATTctcatttttctttataagCATTCcattatttaaatcatCCCAAACGTACATTgtctaaaaaaaaaaaaagaaagaacaaaagaaaaaagtatagaattataaatttattgaataaaatattatatatacatatatatatatatatatatatatatatatatatattacatcAATAGTTCCAACATTGTCACCAAAATAACctgaaaaagaaaatatgaaaagtaggtaaatattaaaaataaaaaaataataataatatttaaaaaattaaacggtatatatatgtatatatacCTGGCCTATTTGTATTATGATCATATTTGCAAATTAAAATTCCTCTTGTTTTACAACATGCTGTAGCACACCCAAGGTTcttaaaaatgataaatcatataaataatatgataattttcctttttttgttttttctttaattttttttttatatatctgCAGTATTTATCTACCTCTGAACTTTTCCATATAATTCTTGtaaattcaaatatattatcattccTTTTAATACATCCTGTTGTTAACgagaaaaggaaaaatatatatatatatatatatatatatatatatatataaatggTTCAGGtgatttatattatacaaacataaatatatatatatatatatttaattttagctataaaatgtaatttttttttttctttttttatgttattatataaaacaatttatatattttattcttccatattatatataccCAACTCAAAGTCATAATCATTAATTCCCTCATACCATGTATCAACGGATGCttcaatattttcatttttaaaaaaggaaaaatagTTTGTATCAACTTGCTTTGAGCTAACAATACAATCAGAATGATCCCTTAtctataaataaatatatatatatatatatatatattgttgattacatatataattttaacAATACATACTCATTCATATATTGAGCAACATTATATAACAGCatttatatgtatcataatatttttaaaaattttttttttaatatattaaccAAATTTGCTTCGTATGTTGCTATCTCTTCAAGTTTCTTACTccttttaaaaaaaacaaaataatagaaaaaattaaatataacataataatatatatatatatatatatatatatatatttattatatatatttatatatatccaaATTATGAACATTATAACCATCTCAGTGGTTTCGCTTTATGCTTTAATCTAAAATCGTTATGTCTTTCTCTTATAAAATCCTTctatacaaaaaataaaatatattttttctctcatatcttttattgtaataaaattttttctctactttttttttttttttttttaattattatttatttaattacTTACGTTAAATTTACAAAATTGTCcattcacatatatataagaagaaataaaaacaaaaaataataaaaaaatattcataattcCTATCATtactataaatataataacaatctctttattaatatattaaaataaaagtgTGTAATTAAGTGTTGTGGTATTCtccatttatatttaatatgaaCTTGTATATTTACAACTTACTTTctacaaatatataaataattagtatatttaattatgTGAGTGTGTATgtctatatatataatataaatgtgagaatgaatatacatactgtatatatatatatatatatatatatatatatatatataaaatatacatttataatatcatcatCTAAAGTAATCATCTGATGGTTTGTTGTCGTGAGTTAGAGAATAccatataaataaataacataccattaaaaatatacaaaaaaattgtatatatttcatataatgtacatacaaaataagaatattaagaaatgaatgtacattttttttttattatatttctattGTTGTATAGAACCAAGcaaattttattataagCTATTGAAGtgtttaaaaatatattaatttagacataaataaaatttcaaatatataaatatatatacatagttatatttaatttaataaaatcttagtatatatatatattttttttttttttttttttttaatatagTGTTACACGTTATCATATATGATAACCTTttgttgtttttttttttatttaaaaaaaaaaaaatgtatttaaattaaataaataaataaataaatatatatatatatatatatatatatatatatatatatatatcatatatatgttgaacaataaaaaaaaactacTACTATGAATTCATTATGTAAATgtattaaatgaatatttaatttttcatatagTGGAATTTTcgtatttatataattgtaaatatatttatctgTGCACTGATAAgcttatatattttttattttgttatatgtattaaGAATATCTTAAACATGTGTGAGcaatgaaaaaaaaataaataaaaaataacataatatatcccttaagaatataataaaacagCGCTCATCAAAACACAAATGATACctaaaagaaaatataaataaatatatatttatatatatatatatatatatatatatacatatatataatcatcttcatttataatttttatattatgtattaCCTAGAAATTCTAAGAAACCCATTCCAATTAAAGTATATGTAAACAATTCATCCTTAATTGATGGATTTCTACTAGTTCCTAAAACCAAAGCCGAAAAAAGGTTACCTATACCTTGAGCAACCTAcataaataagaaaaaagaagaaaattttaatgCATACATACAagttataaatatttacataataagaatgttataattataagaaatacaaatatttaattattatttattttatcattttattttattaccCCTCCAACTGACATTAAGGCAATAGCTGCAGATAAACTTGCAATGCCACTATCGTGTCTGACACCATAGTGTTTATTAACACTATGCTTTTCATCCTTCTAAAGAAAATACATggaattttttttttgtatgcataaatataaaagtttacaaatataaacataatatacaatatatatatataattacgTAAAAGCATATTATgcattttattattaataaaaaatatatttttttttgtctcAAAAGagttttatattaaaatatataaacaaaaaaaataataaataataaataatatataactggtaaatatatgtgtccatagattatttatacacgtttgtgtatataattatataaataaagacatatacatatatttatatatgttatgCTTTGTATGTATGtctaatattttcataCTTGAAGGAGGGTGTTACaatttgaattatttaGTGATCTACATATAAATGGTGAAGTGTGATAATAtctaaaaaaattattttcctTAAATAAGTAATTAGAAATAAAGGATTTGTTCACATTGGTTGTTATACTTCTATTAGAGAAAAAATATCCACTGCTCAAATATGAGCTCTTTAGTTtaaaattttgaaaaagAGATGAATTTAAagtattataaaaaaacttattcatcatttttaaattatttgaaaaaaaaaaaaaaaaaaattataaaaagtgtgtaacatataaatattttcaaatatttaaggcatatataaataattttttttttttttttttttcttgatAATTTGAgatgtatatttaaattaaaatattatccTATTTTCTTTGAAATTTGttcaataatatatatacaaatatatatatacatttatttttttatattatttttttttttcttagTATTCTATATAAGGGtgtaaatttattataattattataaatttgtttatttttatgttacaagaataatgtttttttttaaaaaaaaaaaaaaaaaaaaaaatttgaggtaatataattatatatatcttttgaaaaatacattttttattttttaaaatgtatttaaaactttttaattttttttttttttaatataaaatgaaaatataataaaatataaggtattaaaatataatatattatacggatactataatatatatatatatcataaaggtatattctttttcttAAGCACAccatataaaaaaaaatgtacaCGTATATACAATACATACATATGTATgcatattatatatatatataaatatattatatatatataatatgtatatatttttattcttaaatattgccatatatatgtattatttatatgttaattttttttcattttgttaATTATGTACTATAAgtattttataatatatatttatattttcttaaaaatattaataaaaaaaaaaaaacatattatataaaaattatatatttataattatatatatattattatatatattataattatccatccttacatacatatataatatatataatatatatattttattcatattataattattatatatatatattatatatataataatatatattatctttaaaCGCCtcatatgtatttttttttaatattttaagtgaactgtattaaaaaaaaaaaaaaaaaaaaaattatattaaaaataaaaaaaaataaatatatttatatgacaaaattatatatttttttcctttttcatttaaaaaaaaattaaaacaattttatttttattatttttcattaatatattttatatttttaagtATAATCTTACCATTTTCATTCTGttaataaaagaagaagaacatattttttatgatatatatataaatataatatatgctaaaaataaaaataataaaatataaaaatattaaatatttattattttatataatacaatattatattttttataaatatttttcttattatatagttaaatatttataaaatatataaatatagtataatatatataaataaataaaatatatttcattttaaaatgtgattttttttatcgttatatctttaaagaaatatgtacaatttatattcaaaataaaactgcttatttttttcacctaaaataaaatatatattatattattgcatttcatataattttaaatgtgaaaagaaaaaaaaaataataataaaaataaaatcaaataaaaatacataaaaaaaaaaaaaaaaaaaagaagaagaagaagatatacataatatattatatatatatatatatatatatatacaacTACTTTTTATCCTTATTACAAAgtttataatttttttcaatatcAAACGCATTTGATTATATTCTCATCTACCATATATAAGAGTAAAATGTGGACTGTTGATTAAcatttgttatatttttaaataagtatacatattatatataaataccCCCACcctcaaaaaaaaaaaaaaaaaaaaaaaatacatcaatataaatatatgcatttatatatatcttttatcTTATCGTATTAGTTTTCTTTCGTGAAACAAAATAGGAACAGATTCATAATTACTACAAAAGTGcgtatatatataaaaatattgaatctgcacatatatatatatattatatatatgtatatgtatattttttttttttttttttttctatttttgcatttaacatttattattattttttaagagaaaaaggaaaaaaatgCAGAACCTTTTAAATACCAGCAAATTGTGTGAAGTGCTCGAGGGTTCAATCAGCGCTTCAAAGGAGAAAAGAATAGAATGTGAGGAATACTTAAAACAAATAACTAAAGTTGATGGTTATATGAATGTTATATTAAACATTGTGAAGAGTATAAATATTGTAGATGACAACATTAGGATATCAGcttctatatttttaaagaataGTGTTAGAAACAATTATgatgtattaaaaaaagaagaagtATGTACCTTAAcaaaagatatatatgaaagtttattatatttagAAATGAAAGAtaaacaattatatattcaattatttgaaata
It includes:
- a CDS encoding putative cysteine-rich secretory protein, with the translated sequence MIGIMNIFLLFFVFISSYIYVNGQFCKFNKDFIRERHNDFRLKHKAKPLRWSKKLEEIATYEANLIRDHSDCIVSSKQVDTNYFSFFKNENIEASVDTWYEGINDYDFELGCIKRNDNIFEFTRIIWKSSENLGCATACCKTRGILICKYDHNTNRPGYFGDNVGTIDTMYVWDDLNNGMLIKKNENLDNITQL
- a CDS encoding putative 40S ribosomal protein S29; this translates as MGCILNVHPKKYGQGSRQCRVCSNKHAIIRKYNINICRQCFRERADIIGFKKYR
- a CDS encoding putative ATP synthase subunit C, which produces MMNKFFYNTLNSSLFQNFKLKSSYLSSGYFFSNRSITTNVNKSFISNYLFKENNFFRYYHTSPFICRSLNNSNCNTLLQKDEKHSVNKHYGVRHDSGIASLSAAIALMSVGGVAQGIGNLFSALVLGTSRNPSIKDELFTYTLIGMGFLEFLGIICVLMSAVLLYS